In Fervidobacterium thailandense, one DNA window encodes the following:
- the buk gene encoding butyrate kinase — MKVLVINPGATSTKVALFEDKMKKIQENLTHSVEELERYKTIMEQREMRERAVLEFLTKNNISLEELDAIAARGGILPPVESGTYIVDEYMVDYLMNKTKVQHASNLAAIIAYELSKKASKPIPVFITDPVSVDEMIPEARLSGIRDIERRSLSHILNMRIVGMRIAEELGKRFDETNMVIAHLGSGISVAPFEKGRMIDVNNANDEGPFSVERTGELPVGDVVKLAYSGKYTKDELKKMFVGKGGLVAYLGTNDLREAFKMAENDPKALEVIEAMAYQIAQEIGAMCVALKGKVDAIVLTGGMAHSERFVNMIKSYVYKFAPIFVVPGEMEMEALAYGALRVLTGEEKPKVWREQP, encoded by the coding sequence ATGAAGGTACTGGTTATTAATCCGGGGGCCACAAGTACGAAAGTTGCGTTGTTCGAGGATAAGATGAAAAAAATTCAGGAGAATCTTACCCACAGCGTTGAGGAGCTTGAAAGGTACAAAACAATTATGGAACAACGTGAAATGCGTGAGCGAGCCGTGTTGGAATTCTTGACAAAGAACAACATTTCCTTGGAAGAGCTCGATGCGATTGCAGCACGTGGTGGGATTCTACCGCCCGTCGAGAGTGGTACGTACATTGTCGATGAATACATGGTTGACTACTTGATGAATAAGACCAAGGTCCAACACGCGTCAAATCTCGCGGCGATTATCGCGTACGAGCTTTCAAAAAAGGCTTCTAAGCCCATTCCTGTTTTCATAACGGATCCTGTGAGCGTTGACGAAATGATTCCGGAAGCACGGCTAAGTGGTATACGCGATATAGAAAGACGGAGCCTTTCGCACATTTTGAACATGCGAATCGTCGGAATGAGGATAGCCGAGGAGTTAGGTAAGCGCTTTGATGAGACAAATATGGTTATCGCGCACCTTGGAAGTGGTATTTCGGTTGCTCCTTTTGAAAAGGGCAGGATGATAGATGTAAACAACGCAAACGACGAAGGACCGTTCAGTGTTGAACGTACCGGCGAACTCCCCGTGGGTGATGTTGTGAAACTTGCTTACTCTGGCAAGTACACGAAAGATGAGTTGAAGAAGATGTTTGTTGGCAAAGGTGGTCTTGTAGCTTACCTCGGAACGAACGATTTACGCGAAGCGTTTAAGATGGCCGAGAACGATCCAAAAGCCTTGGAAGTTATTGAAGCGATGGCCTATCAGATTGCCCAGGAGATCGGTGCGATGTGTGTTGCCTTGAAAGGAAAGGTGGACGCCATCGTTCTCACCGGTGGAATGGCCCATAGCGAAAGGTTCGTAAATATGATAAAGTCTTACGTTTACAAATTCGCACCGATTTTCGTGGTGCCTGGAGAGATGGAAATGGAAGCGCTCGCGTACGGAGCTTTGAGAGTTCTCACCGGTGAGGAGAAACCGAAAGTCTGGAGGGAGCAACCATGA
- a CDS encoding PLP-dependent aminotransferase family protein, whose protein sequence is MDIELKLSETGKNLRSSLIRELLKYASIPGSISFGGGVPDPNTFPRHELAEIAKEVIEKEYAYTLQYNTTEGDDELVKQIAKLLERMYGITGIDRPNILFTTGSQQALDLLARVFLDKDSICIVEFPVYLGAASAFRMMFPQFITIPLQDDGMDVDYLERKLKELDSEGKIKNVKFIYTVPNFHNPAGVTMSLEKRKRLVELAEKYDLLVIEDDPYGMLRFEGEHLPALYKLAGPDRVVLLNTFSKILTPGLRIGMIIGRADIVRKATLAKQAADLCSPSLNQRIAARYLERYDLFEQLKPGIELYKRKKDVMMKALEEEFADIKGVHWVNPQGGLFTWLTLPDGFDTMDMFEIAKEKMIYYIPGQAFTIDDSVSTSMRLSFCLPPEEKIIEGVKRLKAVVVEYGKRKGLIG, encoded by the coding sequence ATGGATATCGAGTTAAAGCTTTCGGAGACTGGTAAAAATCTGAGGTCCTCACTCATCCGCGAATTGCTAAAATACGCATCAATACCCGGTTCAATTTCGTTCGGTGGAGGTGTTCCGGATCCAAACACATTCCCCAGGCACGAACTTGCCGAAATTGCGAAAGAGGTAATAGAGAAAGAATATGCGTACACCCTTCAGTACAACACTACCGAAGGTGATGATGAACTGGTTAAGCAGATCGCGAAGCTACTCGAGAGAATGTACGGAATCACGGGAATCGACAGACCGAATATACTCTTTACAACAGGTTCCCAACAGGCTCTCGATTTACTCGCGCGTGTCTTCCTCGATAAGGACAGCATTTGTATCGTCGAATTCCCCGTGTACCTCGGTGCTGCGAGTGCCTTCCGAATGATGTTCCCGCAGTTCATCACGATCCCCCTCCAGGACGACGGAATGGACGTCGACTACTTGGAAAGGAAACTCAAGGAACTCGACAGCGAAGGAAAAATCAAAAACGTGAAGTTCATATACACAGTTCCGAATTTCCACAACCCGGCTGGTGTCACGATGAGCCTCGAGAAACGGAAAAGACTCGTAGAACTCGCTGAAAAATACGATTTACTCGTTATCGAGGATGATCCTTACGGTATGCTCAGGTTCGAAGGAGAGCATCTGCCAGCACTTTACAAACTCGCAGGTCCAGACAGGGTAGTTTTGCTCAACACGTTCAGCAAGATCCTTACCCCCGGACTGAGGATAGGAATGATTATAGGACGTGCCGATATAGTCAGAAAAGCAACCTTAGCAAAACAAGCTGCTGACCTTTGTAGTCCGAGTTTGAACCAGAGGATCGCGGCAAGGTACCTTGAGCGCTACGATCTCTTTGAACAACTCAAACCCGGAATCGAACTTTACAAAAGGAAAAAGGACGTTATGATGAAAGCTCTCGAGGAAGAATTTGCAGATATCAAGGGTGTTCACTGGGTGAACCCGCAAGGTGGTCTTTTCACGTGGTTGACACTTCCAGATGGTTTTGACACGATGGACATGTTCGAGATTGCCAAAGAGAAGATGATTTACTACATCCCAGGACAAGCGTTCACAATTGACGATAGTGTCTCAACATCAATGAGGCTCTCGTTCTGTTTACCACCGGAAGAAAAAATAATCGAAGGCGTCAAAAGACTCAAGGCTGTCGTTGTTGAATACGGTAAGAGGAAAGGGTTGATAGGATGA
- a CDS encoding pyridoxal-phosphate-dependent aminotransferase family protein, protein MVRRYLLLSPGPTPVPHEILLEGAKETIHHRTPEFVKILEETLELCKYVFQTKYPVYVLTASGTGALETAVVNLVSPGEKAIIVNAGKFGERWVKIAQAYNVNVVEIKLDWGKAVTPEMIEKAMKEHPDAKVVFTTYSETSTGTVIDLENIAKLTKDTDVILVTDAVSGLLAEPLKMDEWGVDVVVSGSQKGWMLPPGLAFIAINDKAYAKVEKCTNSRYYFDLRQYKKSSPDNPWTTAVNLIYMLNKAVKMIKEEGIENVWERHRLYGEATRAAVRELGLTFFSERPGNVLTAVNSPEGIPASKLTKLMRDKYGVTIAAGQEPMKDEIFRISHLGYLTPFDIITGITALEFALAELGYKVQIGKGVLAAEEVLFKGLVK, encoded by the coding sequence ATGGTTAGAAGGTACTTGTTGTTATCACCAGGTCCAACACCCGTGCCACATGAGATACTTTTGGAGGGTGCAAAAGAAACAATTCACCATAGGACTCCGGAATTCGTGAAGATACTCGAGGAAACGCTTGAACTTTGCAAATACGTTTTCCAAACAAAATACCCTGTCTATGTTTTGACCGCGTCAGGAACGGGTGCCTTGGAAACGGCAGTAGTTAACCTCGTTAGCCCCGGTGAAAAGGCTATCATCGTGAACGCGGGTAAGTTTGGTGAACGATGGGTTAAGATCGCGCAGGCATACAATGTGAACGTCGTTGAAATCAAGCTCGATTGGGGTAAAGCGGTCACACCCGAGATGATCGAAAAGGCAATGAAAGAGCATCCGGATGCGAAAGTTGTCTTCACAACGTACAGTGAAACTTCAACGGGTACGGTTATCGACCTTGAAAACATCGCGAAACTGACGAAGGACACGGATGTAATTCTCGTTACGGACGCGGTCAGTGGCTTACTTGCCGAGCCGTTGAAAATGGATGAATGGGGTGTTGATGTTGTCGTCTCCGGTTCGCAGAAAGGTTGGATGCTACCTCCCGGCCTTGCGTTCATAGCGATCAACGACAAAGCGTACGCGAAGGTTGAGAAGTGCACAAATAGCAGGTACTACTTCGACCTAAGGCAGTACAAGAAGAGCTCTCCGGATAATCCATGGACAACGGCTGTTAACTTAATCTACATGCTAAACAAAGCGGTGAAGATGATAAAAGAAGAAGGAATCGAGAACGTTTGGGAAAGACACAGACTCTACGGTGAAGCTACCAGAGCTGCGGTCAGGGAACTCGGTTTGACCTTCTTCTCCGAAAGGCCTGGTAACGTCCTGACAGCCGTCAACTCACCGGAGGGAATCCCGGCAAGCAAACTGACAAAGCTCATGAGGGACAAATACGGAGTCACGATAGCGGCAGGTCAGGAACCAATGAAAGATGAAATTTTCAGAATCTCGCACCTTGGATACTTAACACCGTTTGATATCATCACCGGTATAACAGCCCTCGAATTTGCACTCGCCGAGCTTGGTTACAAGGTACAGATCGGAAAAGGCGTACTTGCAGCTGAAGAAGTTCTCTTCAAAGGGTTGGTGAAATAA
- a CDS encoding hydroxyacid dehydrogenase → MLRIHVNDPLDKQATEKLKSIPNVEVTSQHYEKEELLKIIPEVDVLIVRSATKVTADIIEAGTRLKIIGRAGTGLDNIDVKAAEAKGIKVLNTPGANSISVAELTIGLMIACSRHIARGTIDLKNGKWTKKELEGHELYGRTVGIIGFGNIGREVAKRLLAFDMRVLAYDPFVKETDMPVQLVDLETIYRESDYITIHVPLTPETKNMINKETFAKMKDGVIIINAARGGIINEEDLYEALVSGKVYAAGLDVFEVEPPTDELRQKLLALPNVVATPHVGASTFEAQERVGMLLVERLIKEIEAL, encoded by the coding sequence ATGCTAAGGATACATGTGAATGATCCTCTTGATAAACAGGCTACCGAAAAGCTAAAATCCATACCGAATGTTGAGGTCACATCTCAACATTACGAGAAAGAAGAGCTTTTGAAAATCATTCCGGAAGTTGATGTACTCATCGTAAGAAGTGCCACAAAGGTTACTGCAGACATTATCGAAGCAGGTACGAGACTAAAAATAATCGGTCGTGCCGGTACCGGGCTTGACAACATCGACGTTAAAGCCGCGGAAGCGAAGGGTATCAAAGTTCTCAACACACCTGGTGCGAACAGTATTTCCGTTGCCGAACTCACGATCGGACTGATGATCGCGTGCTCAAGGCATATTGCCCGTGGGACGATCGATCTCAAGAACGGCAAGTGGACAAAGAAGGAACTCGAGGGTCACGAACTTTATGGAAGAACGGTCGGTATAATCGGTTTTGGAAACATCGGTCGTGAGGTTGCCAAGAGACTTTTGGCTTTCGACATGAGGGTGCTTGCGTACGATCCTTTCGTGAAGGAGACGGATATGCCTGTCCAGCTCGTTGACCTCGAGACGATCTACAGAGAGAGCGATTACATAACCATTCACGTGCCACTCACACCGGAGACGAAGAACATGATAAACAAGGAAACGTTTGCGAAGATGAAGGATGGGGTCATCATAATTAACGCGGCTCGCGGTGGGATAATCAACGAAGAGGATCTCTACGAGGCACTCGTGAGTGGCAAGGTGTACGCAGCAGGTCTTGATGTGTTCGAAGTCGAGCCACCGACGGACGAGCTGAGGCAGAAACTTCTGGCTTTACCGAACGTCGTTGCAACTCCACATGTTGGTGCGTCCACGTTTGAAGCACAGGAAAGAGTTGGAATGCTACTTGTCGAAAGATTGATAAAAGAGATAGAGGCATTGTAA
- a CDS encoding HD-GYP domain-containing protein, producing the protein MYVKKMRSIRKCLKTSTIIAIILVLYIFSILGFIVRKIETFENVYKDLRACFSVINEVVAGRQSFDKLLPMMERFGYDTTRYHGLLKALEESSIPREEVTVEVRNFANFLRKYELEKLRLHNVAVRTAYVSLIIVSTLILLLLAITTNRVKRYIVKILDKVKEISDNIYISPIPVGKPEFLEDFSLNRSIESINLVQSIYNAFKHAPINTSIEDFIFTVGPYLCSLFNSQRFSVALIDWENEEVIAEVAYISKPGVEPRLKAGFVQKLYETSLGDMIKNNQTTRIINNLSERYEKTKSPSTKLILDEGFRSSLTVVATINSRPFGFFFLSSERENNYTEQDAKLFASILNILSYRLFYSLTIQRLLSHFGNSLVNLVEFKDNETGNHIRRVSLYAKIIAEELALSPKLIREIYEFSPLHDIGKVGIPDSILLKPGKLDPEEWEIMKTHVEKGVKIIEEFQQNARNIMEPKSLETMKNIIADHHERWDGRGYPVGKKGEEISIEGRIVALADVFDALTTKRPYKEAIPFDEAVKIIQQESGSHFDPKVVEAFVKRIKDIRNVYEALKD; encoded by the coding sequence ATGTATGTGAAAAAAATGCGTAGTATCCGAAAATGCTTGAAAACAAGCACTATTATTGCGATAATCCTTGTTTTGTACATCTTTTCGATTTTGGGATTCATAGTGAGAAAAATTGAAACCTTCGAAAACGTATACAAGGATTTGCGGGCTTGTTTTTCAGTTATCAACGAAGTAGTTGCAGGGCGTCAAAGCTTTGATAAACTCCTCCCGATGATGGAAAGGTTCGGTTACGATACCACGCGCTATCATGGATTACTCAAAGCTCTTGAGGAATCAAGCATTCCAAGAGAGGAAGTCACCGTAGAGGTTAGAAACTTCGCGAATTTTTTGAGAAAGTACGAATTAGAAAAGCTCCGATTGCACAACGTGGCTGTGAGGACTGCATACGTTTCACTTATAATAGTCTCTACCCTCATTCTACTGCTCCTTGCAATAACAACTAACCGTGTGAAGAGGTACATTGTGAAGATATTGGATAAAGTTAAAGAGATTTCCGACAACATCTACATCTCACCGATACCTGTGGGAAAACCAGAGTTCCTCGAAGATTTTTCCTTGAATCGTTCAATCGAGAGCATTAACCTCGTTCAGTCGATATATAACGCCTTCAAGCACGCCCCTATAAACACTTCCATCGAAGACTTCATTTTCACAGTCGGTCCGTATCTCTGTAGTCTGTTCAATTCCCAGCGATTCTCGGTAGCTCTTATAGATTGGGAAAACGAGGAGGTTATCGCTGAGGTTGCGTACATTTCCAAGCCTGGAGTCGAACCACGCCTAAAAGCAGGTTTCGTGCAAAAGTTATATGAGACCTCACTTGGAGATATGATTAAGAACAACCAAACGACCAGAATCATCAACAACCTTTCTGAGAGGTACGAAAAGACAAAATCGCCAAGTACTAAACTAATCCTCGACGAAGGTTTTCGTTCAAGTCTTACTGTGGTTGCCACGATCAACAGTCGTCCGTTTGGATTTTTCTTCCTTTCTTCGGAAAGAGAAAACAATTACACCGAGCAGGATGCGAAATTATTTGCGTCGATTTTGAATATCCTCTCGTACAGACTTTTCTATTCACTCACCATTCAACGTCTGCTCTCACACTTCGGAAACAGCCTTGTGAATCTTGTGGAATTCAAAGATAACGAAACGGGAAACCATATCAGAAGGGTATCCCTTTACGCAAAGATAATTGCCGAAGAGCTTGCACTCAGTCCGAAACTTATCCGTGAAATCTACGAATTCTCCCCACTCCACGATATCGGAAAGGTCGGTATTCCCGACTCTATTCTCCTGAAGCCCGGAAAACTTGATCCGGAAGAGTGGGAAATCATGAAGACTCACGTTGAAAAAGGTGTGAAAATCATCGAGGAGTTCCAACAAAACGCTCGAAACATCATGGAGCCAAAGAGTCTGGAGACGATGAAGAACATCATCGCCGACCACCATGAACGCTGGGATGGAAGGGGATATCCTGTGGGAAAGAAAGGTGAGGAAATCAGCATCGAAGGTAGGATAGTGGCACTTGCGGATGTCTTCGACGCGTTAACAACGAAACGACCGTATAAGGAAGCGATACCGTTCGATGAAGCAGTCAAAATCATCCAACAAGAAAGTGGAAGTCATTTTGATCCAAAGGTTGTCGAAGCTTTCGTTAAGAGGATAAAAGACATAAGAAACGTCTACGAAGCTCTCAAGGACTAA
- a CDS encoding ABC transporter ATP-binding protein, translating to MKSAIVAQGLTKKFGDFVAVDNISLNVREGEIFGFLGPNGAGKTTTIKMLTGTLKPTSGKVQILGLDMDKYEIEIKRMIGVVPDEPKIYEHLRGYEFLEFVSAIFRINFSDIRQRVEELCNAFQIDYLDKLVSEMSHGMKQKLMLVSVLMRKPKVLFLDEPTVGLDAKSARVLKELLRKYSNEGTTVFMTTHILEIAEKMCERVAIINRGRIIAEATVSELKNTYKGSLEDIFLQLTAEEDIREIVENL from the coding sequence ATGAAATCGGCAATCGTTGCCCAAGGATTAACGAAGAAATTCGGCGATTTCGTTGCTGTAGATAACATCAGTCTCAATGTGAGAGAAGGGGAAATCTTCGGCTTTCTCGGCCCAAACGGTGCGGGAAAAACGACAACGATAAAAATGCTGACCGGTACGCTGAAACCGACGAGCGGAAAAGTACAAATCCTCGGATTGGATATGGACAAGTATGAAATAGAGATTAAACGGATGATAGGAGTTGTACCGGATGAACCTAAGATTTACGAACACCTTAGGGGATACGAATTCCTCGAATTTGTTTCAGCCATTTTCAGGATCAATTTCTCCGACATTCGTCAGCGAGTCGAGGAGCTCTGCAACGCATTTCAAATAGATTACCTGGATAAACTCGTCTCCGAGATGTCGCACGGTATGAAGCAAAAGTTGATGCTCGTATCGGTACTGATGCGGAAACCAAAAGTGCTCTTTTTGGACGAACCCACCGTTGGACTCGACGCGAAAAGTGCGCGTGTACTCAAGGAACTCTTGAGAAAGTACTCAAACGAAGGCACAACGGTTTTTATGACAACGCACATCTTGGAGATTGCCGAGAAAATGTGCGAAAGAGTTGCCATAATCAACAGGGGAAGAATAATAGCCGAGGCTACGGTTTCCGAATTGAAGAACACCTATAAAGGTTCCCTCGAAGATATCTTCTTACAACTAACGGCCGAGGAGGATATAAGAGAGATAGTGGAGAACTTGTAA